CAACCGCCGAGGGCCAGACAACAAGACAGCCTTGCAATTAGCTGTTGGCAACCACGAATGGAAGATGGTCGGAGAGTTAATTTCATTAGGAGCTGTTTTTGAACTCAGTGAAGATGAAAAACTGTCAGCCTTGGAACACCTCTTATTGTTTTGATTGGGAAGGTGTCGCCAGGGAAAAGTTGTATCCTTTCTTAAAATACATTACAAATGATGGTTCTGCTATTAACATCTCTTTCCAAGAAGAACACGGATATGTTGACCCCAAAACTTTGCTGCGGAAAGAGCGTAGAGAATGCTAATTGGAAGATGGCAATTGCCTTAGTTGAATATGGAGCAGACGTGATTCAGATGCTCAGAGATGAGGCGCTCTTAGAGCTGATGATGTCCAGATATTTGCAGGTTGATCACAAAAGGTGGATgtgttttcttgatttattgATTTCCAGAGGTCTTGACATCAATACCAAACTTACAGATCGATCTGGAATACTCCTCTATGATGAAGCTGTCAGAAGCTTaggagaaaataaagagaatgtTACCAGTTGTTTGTTCAGTGCACTGCTGGAAAGGGGAGCCGATCCACTTCTTGTCGACTGTAGAGGACACACACTACTCAGAACAGCCATGGACTTTGATGGACAGCGCACTCTGAATGCTCTAAAGAAACTTCTTCCTGCTGGGGTGACAACGCATCAACCGAGGCTTACAGAGGAGAGTTTGCTTTCGCACAGAAGTTCCTCTAAAGTAACTGTCTCGCCCACAGAAAGAGCGGTACAGCTCCGACACATCTCCGCAGTCAAGCTACTGATCCAATCAGGCGCAAGTTCAAACGCAGAGTTATTTCGTTTGAATACAGAATACCAAGTGAAGCTTGCTGGAAGAGCAGACACGAATGACAATATCAGAGAGCTCCTTCAGGTTTTGAATGATGCTGCCAGTGAGCCCCACTCACTTCAATCACTATGTCGTTTATCGGTCTCACATTGGCTTGGTTGTGGGCCTGGCAGGGCAGACAAACTCAAAAACTTGACGATTCCTTCTTTGTTAAAAAACCTTATATCTTTTTGTGATTTGCTGTCCACAgatctttttttcaatgaaagtgAAGATTTCATCCCGAGATTCTCAGAAGGCAATGGTGACTTTATTTCCATTAACTATTACAGGTATAATGATGGCACCCTATTCTGTGGAAGCATGTCCACTCTTACATCTGATTCAGATGACCCATATTATTCTGGCGGTGAATATAACTGACCCTTCCATtcaaattttgacatttttagaTTAATCACATACCTGCACATCAACTTCGACAACAgcttcattgtcatcatcatcctcaacAACCTTTGTTACATCAAAGGGACCGACTTAAGCAAAGACTCGCTGACCGAGTTTGGTACAACGTGTGTACAGTCGTAGTGTATCTGATGCTAAATTAAATATACAGGATTGTGTCAGGATGTTGAGACTAAAAGAAAGGTTATTAACAAACTGATGttgctgaaaaagaaattactggATCTTATTCCGACCACCATTCTAATCTTCACCAagttatatcatcatcatcagtattatTACTAATTCCTTCTTGTATAACCCTTTTTCTCCgtctttcaaaaacatttttatgatatttttagTAAAAGTATAAAACTACCCCAAGAATCAGAAGAACCATCGTTAAGGATCCAGTCTTCCTGCTTATCTATGAAACTTGTCTTTCACGACTGCTGCATCACTTCACTAAGCTAAAGTCCCTTAAACCATTTCAGTCGGCTTGTTGTGAACACCACTTATTAACACAGCTATGATAAATGATATGATGTAACTTTTGAAATGATTTCAGGAAATATATTCTACTCTCTCAATTATTTGATTTTGACTAACAAGTTGAATCTTCATGGAGCTTCATAACCGAAATACTTCTTGTGATCGAGGTCAGATTACAGTTCTGTTGAAATTTGATCTGTTAGTTGCTTTTAACACTGTTGACCATCACATTCCAACAAATTCAATCAACTTTCCATCTTTGTTGGACTAATCATGATCAACCGTATGTTCCGTATGTGTTGCTGTATATGCCCATGTTTTgatatcatttattatttatgtgttaCAAGATAAAACAATTATATTTCAGGAAAACAATTACTTTATTTTGAGCATGATTTGATTGAACGTTTTAAAATGTGCTCTTTTTTCTATGCACCCTACTTGTATTTGTAGACTTATGAAGATTGTTGTTTGAACATTTCAGTTATATTACTCATACGACTTCTTAGTATGAATAGGTTGGCATTATATTGGAAAATATGCATTGTTTATGCAtaaaaaagtgaacagattttcaaaaaattgCAAGCATCGATAAATGCTATTTTTGTGTCTGAaaatttttctgcaaaattttttaaacaattctgTTCTACGTGAcaaatttcactttcttttaagTGATTTGGTTTGTCACATTTACACAAGAACCAGAAACAAAAGGTATAAGATGTTCTTTAGTTATCACTCATTGAAGCCATTGAGCAATCAGAGTGGTTGCATATTATTTCTTGCAAAGTTGATGTGCACTTTATCATTCACCAAAAggataaatatttgttatcctGTTTGACTATTCAAAGCTTTAACAGCTTTCGGTAGCTTTGACCATATACGCACTTTGATGATACAGATTAATGTATATCATTATGTACTGACTGCCAGCACAACATTTCTTTGTATAATTTAATAATGTTTGAGTACTTTGATGATACTTTTTTCGTATATAAATGTTTGACAATGTTTTCGTCTTTGTTAACGTTTATTACAACATTGTTTTTGCATTGGCATGTTTCCTAGCGCATACATATTATCTTCGggtatgttttaaatttttaggtgtcatttttttttcttcataatcaGTAGCAAACGCAACAAACAATACGCCTCCATTACTAGGTAATCCGATAATTTTCACATTGATCTTTTCATATTCCgttgttgtttaaaatatttattattttcattatttttaaccCTGTCAGACCCATCGAATCATTAATGACTCAAGCTTGCACAGCCTGACTGCCGTGTGAACATAAATTTCAGATGAGACCTCAATATATTGTTGCTCTAATGATTTatgacattatttattatgcatTACTCATCTTGACAATAACAGAGATTAATATGACTGAAGGCAGTAAAACTGTATGTGTAGTGCTATAACCTGGGTCAGTAGAAGAATCCTTAGTTGCATGAGCAATTGGTAAACCACAGCATTATAGGAAAGACAGgtaaattttgttatttcacaCCAAAACCTGTGACGAGCATAACGACAGCTAGTGGTAAAGATGGAACAAGTCATGTGAACACAAAATACCATTACTGTTTGCGGTAAAAGAGAAGTCAAAACTCTAGATGAGGTGGCACTGACCACAAGAGTTTTAAGCAACAACGAACACATAAAGAACACGGAAGTTGTGATACAAAAACTGACAGTAACTAACCCATAATGTtgatatacagatatatatattgttgcAGCAAAAAGCATTCGCTTTATCTATGCTGATCGTCGGGAGGGGATGGATTTAGTGGTGAGGGCGAATATTGTTGAGTGGTAGCATGAAGGTCTGTCTACTCGTTTACAATCACCATCAAGTTCTTATCAGTCGACCTTCATTTCAGCCTGGTCGGACAGTGTTTGCCCCATCACTTGACATAAAAGAGGAAGTTGTTTTAAGGTGACAGACATGTCCATGTGTGCTGCTTCACTCTCTCATGTAGACTAGTCTCCATTCTATATCCACCAGCTCTTGTTTATCAGTATTTCCGTTTAATAGGATAGAAATTTAGGGGCACCATGTTCGATGATTTTCGAGACGATTCTCGCCAAACATTCAAAAGGATAGTAACAGCATCCGCTGTCCTACAGATTGTTCTATTCAAATCATAAAAACTTCAGCAAGACAGGACAAGACTGTCACTGCGGTAATACATCTTTCGGTAAACACTCAGAAATGTACTCACATGTTCTGGGGCAAGTATTCCTTAACAGACACTCATCTCTTTAACGTACACAAgggcagtcacacacacacaccatgaaGCTTAaagtacttttatttctttggttaCTGTTATTAattctaaaagaaatttttaaaaattagataCAAAATATCACGTCTATGTCTGTGCATCTACAGTAGTACAtactgtgtgtatacatatgaTCCTTCCACAAAGTATAGCATAACAACAAATAGTGTAGCATTCAGtaattcataattttaaatgtttcttttaccaGCAGAGAATAGTAATTAGTCACAACAAGAAGATAGGATTTACAGCGAACATGAAAATTTACAAACAATGTTATTAATGCAACCAGTAAACAATAAGGTGATTTGTAAAATTGTATCAAGACCGAATGTTTAGCTGCAGGCAGTCATCAGATTAACTTTGTAGGTACATTGTGCAACTATAGCATCTGCCCAGTGAATGTTATGTGCAGACCATttgtgccattttttttctctctttttattttgagcACATGTGGGTGCACAAACACGGATGACAGAAACGTTTCTCAACCAGTACAGCTGTCTCACTATTTTCCTACACTGACAGTTACTACTTAATccgaaatgaaaacaaacaaaatttggaTAGTTACGACTGGCATTTTATGTCCAATTATTACACAGAAGACACAGCACTTTGAGAGTTGGCATAGAGGATGtggtcacatttttttcttgacatctTCAAGAACCTGTAAATAACACTTAAACATATTCCTGATCATGCGGCATGTACTGcaataaatataacagaaaattaAGCCACCTGAcagtgtaaaatatttcctgtcACACGCGTTTTCTTACTGGTTccattgcttttttaaatatttacagaaggATCAATGCAGTCTGATTATTAGTAATTACAAGGCAGCAAGTTGACTACACGCCAGAAATCTGAAATCTTGAATTTCAAGCTCACTTGAGAAAATAAGTGCCACAACCTCTTGaaccaaaacatttcaaagtaaacttgattgttttttcaaaaaaattgaaAGGGTAAGAATTGTATTctaatgttttttaatgtaaaaacatACAACGTAAGTGATCACTGAAAATCTCGCCAGTTACTCCCCTTCAGTGTTTGCGTTCGGTGGCGACCGTGACCCGAGCCTACAACAAAATATTATGGTAGGTTTGGAAAaccctcttctctccctcctagACTGCTTATGGTGAGATATTTCTTCTGGGGTCTGAAGCTCTTCTGACAGTATGTCATGAAACAGGATGTACTGCTGAAGTCGTTGAGGGACGGGAAGACACGTGACCTTCTCTTCCCTTCTGGTGCCACAGATAAGAGCGTGAGAGACAGTCAGGCGACACCAAGACTTGAGAGACCGAGGCTGAGAGGCAGCCTGTTTCAAAATGTTCAGCATTTCTGTCTTTACTTTGGTcttgtaaaaacaattttcttcaagCTGAGCTATGAGTTCAAACAATTCCCTGTTGTTACTGGCACCGGATTCGATCAGAAGCTTAAAGGCCTGGACATCTTCCACTTTAAATGCGGCTTCAGTTGGAGATGGCATATAGTGGACTGATTTATCAAAAtagtcttttctttttggcCTGGATCTGGTAGCGTCTGTCAAGATTGGCTGATGGGTAGTTACTCCTGTTCGCACGAGAAACTTAAGTAAGTATAATCCATAATCTTTATCTACACCTATAGCGAATCGGAGCAGTGAATATCCATGACGATCAGGAACTAAAGGGTTTGCTCCTCTGTCGACcagtattttaaataatgagCCAGAAGGATCCTGTCCAGAAGAGATGGACGAATACACATCCTTTGTAAACAGAATTGTATTTCCTTCACGGTCCAGACTGTTGAAGTCCATTCCCCGAGCCTGCATTGCATCCAGTACAGCTGTCAGATATGCATGAGGAATGAGTTTATGGTTAGCAACAATAAAACGTAAAAGAGCTTGGTTGTCGACTTTTGCGCCATGTTGTAACAGTACAACAACATAATTCCAGTTTTCGTTGCCGACTGCAATGATGAAAGGTGAATGACCACGGCTGTCAAGCTCGTCCATGTTCAGGCCATGTGCAAGTAAAGTTTTCGTGAACGACCTTAGCTTCTCATcacaaatgtctttttgtttagcCAGCTCATGAAGATATAGTTGTCCCTCCAATAAAACATTGTCACCGATCTTCACCTCACATCGAGGAAGAAGCGCTAGTATTGCAGGCCAGTTGTTACACTGGACAGCCATTTCAAAGGCAGTCATTCCATCAGGAGAACGGGCTTCAGGGTTGACCCCACTGTCCAGTAAGTGTTTAATAACACTTACAGTGTCGCTGTTAGAGTTCACACATTCACCTTCCGGTGACGGTTGTTGTGAAGCTCTCATGAGCAATGTAAAACCTTCGTTGTCCCTTAAGTTCAGGTTTACCAGAGGAGCTAGATGTTCTGACACCAGATCCACGCTTTCTGTCATTGCTCCTATATGAATCGCCAAGAATTCTTCAGGACCTTCTAGTTAATAAACTTTGATACACTCAGCTAACGTCTatcacactttctttcttgtatttACTACAGTCAACAGATGTTTTCAATATCTTCTTGTCTTAAGAGTGTTAACTTAAAAAAGTAGAATCACATATTTAATGGACAAAGCCACTGCACTGTTACCAGAGAGTCAAATTTATTGTCTGGGTTCGCAAAATATGATATTAGCGGAGCTGTTGAACCTGCAATAACAAAAATTGACTCTTGAAGCTTTATACGTTTGAGTATTTATACaaattagtaatatatatatatgtgtgagagagagagagaaagagcgagaaatGGTGGTAGTTATGAAGTACTTGCGAAGGTATTGGGGTATAGACTTAATGTTGACTATGCGAACAAACATGtggtgtaaaaaaataaaccaattaTACAATACTAACAGAATATGATGGCCAGCACTGTCGAAtaagcaagagaagaaaaaagtaatagcTATCCAGAAACCCTTTTCTTACACCAAGTACTGTCTGCACATATTGCCAAaaatttttcaataattatgtaataatattcacattaaggtttttaatgtttactcttgttttcacttctttttaCTAGCGTACATAAAAAGCAGCATCATTAGccaaacagacaaacaggaCAAGTACAAGATAGCATTAAGCAAAATCTGGGTGAAAACTGCTTCTTTCTCCTCCAGATATATTCTTACAACAATCACCAGGCACAAAAGAATGCcacaatcgtgacgtcatggTATGCCCAGGTAAGACATATTCCCAACATTTCCATTGGCTGAGGACTGCGCAATGTAAGCCTATCCATAACTGTCCTGAAGTCTGTTGTTAAAGTTCTTTTAATGGTGATCTTGTAGACGTGTATCTCCATATTTATCTCAACCGAATTTTTACCTATCCTCAACTAAACTACTTATACGGGAACAGCAAACAGGATGAACTGGATGTAGTTTGGAAGGGTATATTTACCCAAAGCTAAATTTTCCTCTTGCTCATCTACGTTCCTTATGGTGGAACACTAAATGGTATAAAACAGAGGTGGTTtaaatgtatgtaaataaaatacgAAAGCTATTCTGTAAGCAACTACTGCTATGATGCTATTTTAGCTACTAGATGCATTATTAGTCGTTGTAtgagaaaaacaatttcaaaagctTAGTAGACCTACCATAAACTCAGCACATATATTTAAATCGTGCGTTATTGTCTccccacatttttaaaacttcagaGCATTCAaagtttttatagtttttacaaatgaaagaaatgagagtCTGACCGTCATATCACATCTGTCATCATATGTAAGAACAACTCACACCAGTCCCTGTGAGGTTTGTGGTGAAGTTCTCTGGCGATGATGAGACTTACAAGGCCTCGTTTTGAAAAAACTGAAGAGCTTCGAGAGAATAAAGTCCATACAAGGgttgtaaatttgtaaattattgGTGTCCCCGTTTTAAATAGTTTTCTAAAGACAGCTCGCTACAACATCCGGCCTGACGAACACGTGACAGCGGGGATCACGCCCCCATCCAGCTATTGTACCCAGTGTACCCCTCACAGTAATACATACTCAGAACAAGGTCTGTTGACAATAAGGAAGTGAAATGTTCTTAATCATTGTTGAGTCTTTCTATTATTCTCAAACTCTGCTACTCTGCCTCTCGTTTTCCTCTTCTCTTGCTCTTTTtatctctcctctttctccttttctttttttatggtctctctctatatatatatatatgtattgtttccttttttctatcttacactcattctctccctcactctaacactctttctctttccacttCACTTTCACTAGCTCTCACGGattctcgttctttctttcactttctcgtGCAGCCGTGAGCTGTAAGTGACTCGGGCATAAACACTggtcataaaattattttttctaacagCTTCCTATTATAGAGGCGACCTTATACATCCCCAACgaaaacctaaaataaaaaacattaatgGCTATGCAGACCTTCAATCTTTTGTGTGTTGTTCCTGGATGCCGGGGTTGTGAGAGTACAAGATAAAGCTGAATTACAATACATAGGACTGTAAGTATTGCTAATTAACTCCAGCTCAAGTTTTCACTCATACGACCTGAGAAAATCCATCGCagctctcttcctctttctttctaaaaGCTCGTTTCTCAGCCTTCCTGTATTGTGAAAGTTCACACATGTGTTTAAAGTACCGGATCTtgaagtctgtctgtctgtcggtcggtcagtctgtcagtcagtcagtcagtcagtcttaGAGGTTCGTCTGCTTAGATCAACGGGGCGGAGGAAACAAGTTTTTGTCAAAGTATAAATACACCTCTAAACATTCGATCGTTGGTACGTTTCCAAGAAAGCTGGATATTCTTCATTGTTATATATCTGAAGACATCAAAAATAAAGGTAACGCTAATATCTTAGAAATACTTGGTTCTAACTATTAACCCTGAATGCTTCTATATAATTATTACtggggtatatatatatgaaacaaaaaaggttGTAATTCTTCGGAAAGCAGGAGCTACTTCCATTTGTAACACGACTTGCTAGTCTTAGAGATGTAACGCCCTCTAGTGTTGTCCTCACTCTCGTGATCGTTGATTTTCACTTCCTTGTTGTTGACACGCTCAGTTCTGTGGGTGTATAcagtgggtggggaggggacaCTGGGTACAGTAGGGGCGCGATCACGTGTTGGAGGGCTGTTTATAGGAAACTAAGCAAGACGGGGACACCGGTAATTTACACCTTTACACCCTCACGACCTTATTTTCACCGAGCTCTTCAGTCTTTCAGTAGACTTCCCTTGAGCTTCACAGCAAATCTCACAAGAACTGGTGTGTGCTGCTCTGTACAAATGATGACAGATATGAAATGACGGTGAGACActtatttctttcgtttttaagttccaaacaacaacaaaatttaatgctttgaactttaaaaatttagaagaaaatgatacacgatttaaatgtatttgttgacTGTATGATAGGTCTTCTAAGCTTTcgaacactttttaaaaatttaactcAGTTAAAAGTAACTAAAGTGACAGTTGACTAAatcatcaaaaattaaaattccaataaagttaaacattatttatagtAAATGCATGTTATGCGCGTGACCTATGGTAAAGTAGGCCTTGTGTGTCAGGTTATTTAGACAGGAAGTGACTTGCAAAgagtaaacagaaaatgtaaatattgctACGCATGACTTTAGGCTGAGAAGCCCGCGATCGCATGTTTTGGAATATTTATGACTAACAGCCTTTAATAAA
This is a stretch of genomic DNA from Pomacea canaliculata isolate SZHN2017 linkage group LG3, ASM307304v1, whole genome shotgun sequence. It encodes these proteins:
- the LOC112559064 gene encoding uncharacterized protein LOC112559064, whose amino-acid sequence is MTESVDLVSEHLAPLVNLNLRDNEGFTLLMRASQQPSPEGECVNSNSDTVSVIKHLLDSGVNPEARSPDGMTAFEMAVQCNNWPAILALLPRCEVKIGDNVLLEGQLYLHELAKQKDICDEKLRSFTKTLLAHGLNMDELDSRGHSPFIIAVGNENWNYVVVLLQHGAKVDNQALLRFIVANHKLIPHAYLTAVLDAMQARGMDFNSLDREGNTILFTKDVYSSISSGQDPSGSLFKILVDRGANPLVPDRHGYSLLRFAIGVDKDYGLYLLKFLVRTGVTTHQPILTDATRSRPKRKDYFDKSVHYMPSPTEAAFKVEDVQAFKLLIESGASNNRELFELIAQLEENCFYKTKVKTEMLNILKQAASQPRSLKSWCRLTVSHALICGTRREEKVTCLPVPQRLQQYILFHDILSEELQTPEEISHHKQSRRERRGFSKPTIIFCCRLGSRSPPNANTEGE